A genomic window from Mobula hypostoma chromosome 14, sMobHyp1.1, whole genome shotgun sequence includes:
- the mc1r gene encoding melanocyte-stimulating hormone receptor: protein MMNIATLAPQGTEQKNISLHWLPKNVNNSYNVSSMQCKHINIPEEVFLTLGILSFVENILVIIAIIKNQNLHSPMYYFICCLAVADTLVSMSNTIETIVLILMEKEVLIVQNHVLKQIDNIIDLMICTSVVSSLSFLVAIAADRYITIFYALRYHIIMTTRKAVIIIVGIWIVSSTSSIMFIVYSESSAVIICLISFFFMMLVIMGGLYFHMFMLAQMHTKKIMAQRKRRPIHQAANMKAAVTLTILLGLFLICWSPFFLHLLLIISCPNNPYCLCFNSHFNMFLILIICNSVFDPVIYAFRSQELRKTLKEFIPCSW from the coding sequence ATGATGAATATCGCAACATTGGCTCCCCAAGGAACTGAGCAAAAGAACATTTCACTTCACTGGTTGCCGAAGAACGTCAACAATTCTTACAATGTGTCCTCAATGCAGTGCAAACACATCAATATTCCAGAAGAAGTCTTCTTAACACTTGGGATTCTGAGTTTTGTGGAAAATATTCTGGTTATCATAGCAATTATTAAAAACCAGAATTTGCATTCTCCTATGTATTATTTCATTTGCTGTCTGGCTGTGGCAGATACGTTGGTCAGTATGAGCAATACTATAGAAACAATTGTTCTTATTCTAATGGAGAAAGAAGTTTTGATTGTACAGAACCATGTCCTTAAGCAAATAGACAATATAATAGATCTAATGATCTGTACCTCAGTGGTATCATCTCTGTCTTTCTTGGTTGCCATTGCAGCTGATAGGTACATCACCATATTTTATGCCTTACGATATCACATCATCATGACAACTCGGAAGGCTGTGATCATTATTGTTGGAATCTGGATAGTCAGCAGTACTTCAAGCATCATGTTCATTGTCTATTCGGAGAGTAGTGCCGTTATTATCTGTCTCATTTCCTTCTTCTTTATGATGCTGGTGATCATGGGTGGCCTGTACTTCCACATGTTTATGCTTGCTCAAATGCATACCAAGAAGATTATGGCCCAACGTAAGAGGAGACCAATTCACCAGGCTGCCAACATGAAAGCAGCCGTTACTCTGACAATTTTGCTGGGGCTCTTTCTTATTTGCTGGAGTCCCTTCTTTCTCCATCTTCTGCTCATTATCAGCTGTCCTAATAATCCCTATTGTCTGTGCTTCAATTCTCACTTCAACATGTTTCTGATTCTCATAATTTGCAATTCGGTCTTTGACCCTGTTATATATGCATTCAGAAGCCAGGAGCTACGCAAAACCTTAAAGGAATTTATACCCTGTTCCTGGTAG